In Rhodamnia argentea isolate NSW1041297 chromosome 4, ASM2092103v1, whole genome shotgun sequence, the following proteins share a genomic window:
- the LOC115726370 gene encoding 60S ribosomal protein L39-1-like — MPSHKSFMIKKKLAKKMRQNRPIPHWIRRRTDNTIRYNAKRRHWRRTKLGF; from the exons Atg CCGTCGCACAAGTCGTTCATGATCAAGAAGAAGCTGGCGAAGAAGATGAGGCAGAACAGGCCCATCCCTCACTGGATTCGCAGGAGGACCGACAACACCATCAG GTACAACGCGAAGCGCAGGCACTGGCGCCGCACCAAGCTTGGATTTTGA
- the LOC115726367 gene encoding aspartate aminotransferase, chloroplastic isoform X2, translating to MASAMLSFASAAASASASLPVHENLKGKTKIGSVNFGSSVQERNPFGKTKHFGRVSMTVAVNVSRFEGITMAPPDPILGVSEAFKADTDEKKLNLGVGAYRTEELQPYVLKVVKKAENLMLERGENKEYLPIEGLAAFNKATAELLFGAENPVIKQQRVATVQGLSGTGSLRLAAALIERYFPGAKVLISSPTWGNHKNIFNDARVQWSEYRYYDPKTVGLDFDGMIADIKAAPEGSFILLHGCAHNPTGIDPTPEQWEKIADVIQEKNHIPFFDVAYQGFASGSLDADAASVRLLSARGMELLVAQSYSKNLGLYAERIGAINVVCSSADAATRVKSQLKRLARPMYSNPPVHGAKIVANIVGDPALFNEWKAEMEMMAGRIKNVRQKLYDSLSAKDKSGKDWSFILKQIGMFSFTGLSKTQSDNMTNKWHVYMTKDGRISLAGLNLAKCEYLADAIVDSYHNVS from the exons ATGGCTTCCGCAATGCTCTCTTTCGCGTCAGCTGCCGCCTCCGCTTCAGCTTCACTGCCAGTGcatgaaaatctcaag GGGAAAACAAAGATTGGAAGTGTTAATTTCGGCAGTAGTGTGCAAGAGAGAAACCCATTTGGCAAAACTAAG CATTTTGGTAGGGTATCTATGACTGTTGCAGTTAATGTTTCTCGATTTGAGGGCATAACAATGGCCCCTCCCGACCCGATTCTTGGGGTTTCTGAAGCCTTTAAAGCAGACACGGATGAAAAGAAGCTCAACCTTGGAGTCGGGGCATATCGGACTGAAGAATTGCAGCCTTACGTGCTTAAAGTTGTCAAGAAG GCTGAGAATCTCATGCTGGAGAGAGGGGAAAACAAAGAG TATCTCCCAATAGAAGGTTTAGCCGCATTCAATAAAGCAACTGCAGAGTTATTGTTTGGAGCAGAAAATCCAGTGATAAAGCAACAGAGA GTTGCAACTGTTCAAGGTCTTTCAGGGACCGGTTCCCTTAGGCTGGCTGCTGCTCTTATTGAGCGGTACTTTCCTGGAGCGAAGGTGTTGATATCATCTCCGACTTGGG GAAACCACAAGAATATTTTCAATGATGCTAGAGTTCAGTGGTCTGAATACCGATATTATGACCCAAAAACAGTGGGATTGGATTTTGACGGGATGATTGCTGACATTAAG GCTGCGCCAGAAGGATCTTTTATCTTGCTCCATGGCTGTGCTCACAACCCAACTGGCATTGATCCAACCCCTGAACAGTGGGAAAAGATTGCCGATGTCATTCAAGAGAAGAATCATATACCTTTCTTTGATGTTGCTTATCAG GGATTTGCAAGTGGAAGCCTTGACGCTGATGCTGCATCAGTGAGACTGCTTTCTGCTCGAGGCATGGAGCTTCTGGTGGCTCAGTCTTACAGTAAGAATCTGGGTCTTTATGCAGAGAGAATTGGAGCAATCAATGTTGTCTGCTCATCTGCAGATGCAGCAACAAG GGTGAAGAGCCAACTGAAGCGGCTTGCTCGGCCAATGTATTCTAATCCTCCTGTCCATGGGGCTAAGATTGTTGCGAATATTGTCGGCGATCCAGCTCTATTCAATGAATGGAAGGCAGAAATGGAGATGATGGCCGGAAGGATCAAGAATGTGAGACAAAAGCTATATGACAGCCTCTCTGCCAAGGACAAGAGCGGGAAGGATTGGTCATTTATACTCAAGCAAATTGGCATGTTCTCATTTACAGGCTTGAGCAAAACTCAG AGCGATAACATGACAAACAAGTGGCATGTCTACATGACAAAGGACGGAAGGATCTCCTTGGCTGGATTAAACTTGGCGAAGTGCGAGTATCTTGCAGATGCCATCGTGGATTCATATCACAACGTCAGTTGA